In Antechinus flavipes isolate AdamAnt ecotype Samford, QLD, Australia chromosome 3, AdamAnt_v2, whole genome shotgun sequence, a genomic segment contains:
- the UBE2J2 gene encoding ubiquitin-conjugating enzyme E2 J2 — translation MSNNSNKRAPTTATQRLKQDYLRIKKDPVPYICAEPLPSNILEWHYVVRGPEMTPYEGGYYHGKLIFPREFPFKPPSIYMITPNGRFKCNTRLCLSITDFHPDTWNPAWSVSTILTGLLSFMVEKGPTLGSIETSDYTKKQLAAQSLAFNLKDKVFCELFPDLVEEIKQKQKAQDELSSRPQPLPLPDVVPDGDTHHAQNGLQLLNGHVPMAGPNHAGLQQANRNHGLLGGALANLFVIVGFAAFAYTVKYVLRSIAQE, via the exons ATGAGCAACAACAGTAATAAGAGAGCACCAACAACAGCAACCCAGAGGCTTAAACAAGACTACCTTCGAATTAAAAAAGACCCAGTGCCTTATATTTGTGCTGAACCCCTCCCTTCGAATATTCTGGAATG GCACTATGTTGTCCGAGGACCTGAGATGACTCCTTATGAAG GTGGCTATTATCATGGAAAACTAATTTTCCCCAGAGAATTTCCTTTTAAACCTCCTAGTATTTATATGATAACTCCCAATGGAAGATTTAAATGTAATACAAG GTTATGCCTTTCAATCACTGATTTCCACCCTGATACATGGAATCCAGCTTGGTCAGTCTCAACAATCTTGACGGGTCTGCTCAGCTTTATGGTGGAAAAGGGCCCCACATTGGGCAGCATAGAAACTTCAGACTACACA AAAAAACAACTTGCTGCACAGAGTTTGGCATTTAACTTAAAAGACAAAGTATTTTGTGAACTCTTTCCTGATTTGGTGGAG gagataaaacaaaaacagaaagcaCAAGATGAACTCAGTAGCCGACCCCAGCCCCTCCCGCTGCCAGACGTGGTCCCCGACGGGGACACTCACCACGCTCAGAACGGGCTCCAGCTGCTAAACGGGCACGTGCCGATGGCCGGCCCCAACCACGCGGGCCTGCAGCAGGCCAACCGCAACCACGGACTCTTGGGGGGCGCTCTGGCCAACCTCTTTGTCATAGTCGGCTTCGCCGCCTTTGCCTACACAGTCAAGTATGTCCTGAGAAGCATAGCTCAGGAATGA